Proteins from one Cicer arietinum cultivar CDC Frontier isolate Library 1 chromosome 3, Cicar.CDCFrontier_v2.0, whole genome shotgun sequence genomic window:
- the LOC140919745 gene encoding uncharacterized protein gives MEFIKDYEFTLHYHPGKANVVVDALSRKRAHLSSITLKGLELLENFRDLDLNMDSLSGKVQCGMIIVYNKLMNEIKALQATNEGIQGRPKLVETGKAPEFEMGPDNTLWCNKRICVPDNAELRKTILDEAHKSKLSIHPALHEALGTKLRLSSAYHPQTDGQTERTIQTLEDLLRACTLDNRGSWDDLLPLVEFTYNNSYHASIGMAPYEALYGRKCQTPLCWYQDGENLIVGPELVQQTTEKVRQIQERMRTAQSRQKSYADRHRRPLEFQEDEHVFLRVTPTTGVGRALKSKKLTPKFIGPYQILRRVGPVAYQIALPPNLANLHDVFHVSQLRKYIADPSHIIAPDDIQLKENFTFEVPPISIADRTTKHLRGKEIPLVKVIWNQTTGDATWELEEKIRELYPYLLETS, from the exons ATGGAGTTCATCAAGGATTATGAGTTCACGTTGCACTATCACCCAGGAAAAGCCAATGTGGTGGTTGATGCCTTGAGTAGAAAGCGAGCCCATTTGTCATCCATAACATTGAAAGGGTTAGAGTTGTTAGAGAATTTTCGCGACTTGGATCTTAATATGGATTCTTTGTCGGGAAAAGTACAATGTGGAATGATCATtgtatataataaactaatgaaTGAGATAAAAGCCCTTCAAGCGACCAATGAGGGTATTCAGGGGAGACCAAAATTGGTTGAGACCGGCAAAGCTCCCGAATTTGAAATGGGTCCAGATAACACTTTGTGGTGTAATAAACGTATTTGTGTGCCAGATAATGCAGAGTTGAGAAAAACCATTTTGGATGAGGCTCACAAGAGCAAACTGAGTATTCACCCTG CATTGCATGAGGCATTGGGTACTAAATTGAGATTGAGTTCTGCTTACCACCCTCAAACCGATGGCCAAACTGAAAGGACTATTCAGACCTTAGAAGATTTGCTAAGAGCTTGTACATTAGATAacagaggaagttgggatgatctATTGCCTCTTGTCGAATTTACCTATAATAATAGCTATCATGCAAGCATCGGTATGGCCCCGTACGAGGCTttgtatgggcgcaagtgtcaaactcccttgtgttggtatcagGATGGCGAAAACTTAATCGTAGGGCCAGAgctggtgcaacagactacagagAAGGTGCGTCAGATCCAAGAGCGGATGAGAACAGCACAGAGCAGGCAGAAGAGTTATGCTGATCGACATAGGAGACCCTTAGAGTTTCAGGAGGATGAACATGTATTCTTGAGAGTGACgcctactactggagttggtagGGCATTGAAGTCTAAAAAGCTTACTCCGAAGTTTATTGGACCATATCAAATTCTTCGACGTGTGGGTCCAGTGGCGTATCAAATTGCTTTACCACCGAATTTAGCTAATTTACATGATGTGTTCCATGTATCACAATTGAGGAAGTACATTGCAGATCCATCCCATATTATTGCCCCAGATGATATTCAATTGAAGGAGAATTTTACCTTCGAGGTCCCACCGATAAGCATCGCTGACAGAACTACCAAACATTTGAGGGGAAAGGAAATTCCGTTGgttaaggtgatttggaaccagACAACTGGGGATGCTACTTGGGAGTTGGAAGAGAAGATAAGAGAGCTTTACCCATACCTTTTAGAGACCtcttag
- the LOC101503469 gene encoding ABC transporter A family member 3-like isoform X1, whose translation MEYILTWEYVHNMTCCGKALTGREHLLFYGRLKNLKGSVLTQAVEESWKSLNLFHGGVVDKQAGKYSGGMKRRLSVAISLIGDPKLKARYGGTYVLTMTASSDRKKNVENMVQ comes from the exons ATGGAATATATATTAACATGGGAGTATGTCCACAACATGA CTTGTTGTGGGAAAGCTTTGACTGGTAGAGAACACCTACTTTTTTATGGAAGACTTAAAAATCTTAAAGGTTCCGTCTTGACTCAA GCAGTAGAAGAATCTTGGAAGAGTTTAAACCTTTTCCATGGAGGGGTTGTTGATAAACAAGCTGGAAAATACAGTGGTGGGATGAAGAGGAGGCTTAGTGTTGCAATTTCATTAATTGGGGACCCCAAA CTAAAAGCCAGATATGGAGGAACTTATGTGTTGACAATGACAGCATCTTCGGATCGCAAGAAGAATGTAGAGAACATGGTACAATAG
- the LOC101503469 gene encoding ABC transporter A family member 8-like isoform X2, translating to MEYILTWEYVHNMTCCGKALTGREHLLFYGRLKNLKGSVLTQAVEESWKSLNLFHGGVVDKQAGKYSGGMKRRLSVAISLIGDPKVVYMDEPSTGLDLASRKCLWNVTKLAK from the exons ATGGAATATATATTAACATGGGAGTATGTCCACAACATGA CTTGTTGTGGGAAAGCTTTGACTGGTAGAGAACACCTACTTTTTTATGGAAGACTTAAAAATCTTAAAGGTTCCGTCTTGACTCAA GCAGTAGAAGAATCTTGGAAGAGTTTAAACCTTTTCCATGGAGGGGTTGTTGATAAACAAGCTGGAAAATACAGTGGTGGGATGAAGAGGAGGCTTAGTGTTGCAATTTCATTAATTGGGGACCCCAAA GTTGTTTATATGGATGAGCCAAGTACTGGATTAGACCTTGCTTCAAGAAAATGTTTATGGAATGTTACCAAGCTTGCAAAATAG
- the LOC140919512 gene encoding mitochondrial import inner membrane translocase subunit TIM23-2-like isoform X2: MAHNGSNSDPNPQARFYNPYKDLDIPIQNLYKLSTSPEFLFDEEARRKRSSWGENLTFYTGCGYLGGSIAGVGFVDDVKAFESNDTAKLQMTTSC, encoded by the exons ATGGCACATAACGGCTCAAACTCCGATCCCAATCCCCAAGCCCGATTCTACAACCCATACAAAGACCTCGATATTCCTATTCAAAATCTCTACAAACTCTCAACCTCACCGGAGTTTCTCTTTGACGAAGAAGCTCGCCGTAAACGCAGTTCATGGGGAGAAAATCTCACATTCTACACCGGTTGCGGTTACCTCGGTGGTTCAATCGCCGGTGTCGGATTCGTCGACGACGTTAAAGCCTTCGAGTCCAACGACACCGCGAAGCTTCAGATGACTACCTCAT GCTAA
- the LOC140919512 gene encoding uncharacterized protein isoform X1, with protein sequence MQCLFSLLLMDLEEHSRTEESDFELLKKALTIDNQKDNKQMANDSEETKLMTRNKWSTIVYRQGQKQLTRLFLKEAEHALQLSMTSCGEATRAIPK encoded by the exons ATGCAATGCTTATTCTCGTTACT GCTAATGGATCTTGAAGAGCATTCTAGAACAGAGGAAAGTGACTTTGAATTGCTCAAGAAGGCTCTTACCATTGATAACCAGAAAGATAACAAACA AATGGCAAATGATTCAGAGGAAACAAAGTTGATGACTAGAAACAAATGGTCTACTATAGTATATAGGCAAGGTCAGAAGCAGCTAACTCGATTATTCTTGAAAGAAGCAGAACATGCTCTGCAGTTATCAATGACATCTTG TGGAGAGGCAACTAGAGCAATTCCAAAATGA
- the LOC140919512 gene encoding uncharacterized protein isoform X3, with product MDLEEHSRTEESDFELLKKALTIDNQKDNKQMANDSEETKLMTRNKWSTIVYRQGQKQLTRLFLKEAEHALQLSMTSCGEATRAIPK from the exons ATGGATCTTGAAGAGCATTCTAGAACAGAGGAAAGTGACTTTGAATTGCTCAAGAAGGCTCTTACCATTGATAACCAGAAAGATAACAAACA AATGGCAAATGATTCAGAGGAAACAAAGTTGATGACTAGAAACAAATGGTCTACTATAGTATATAGGCAAGGTCAGAAGCAGCTAACTCGATTATTCTTGAAAGAAGCAGAACATGCTCTGCAGTTATCAATGACATCTTG TGGAGAGGCAACTAGAGCAATTCCAAAATGA